Below is a genomic region from Billgrantia tianxiuensis.
GGCCAACAAGGAAGCGCTGGTGATGTCGGGGGCGCTGTTCATGGATGCCGTGGCACGCCACGGCGCCACGCTATTGCCGATCGACTCCGAACATAATGCCATCTACCAGTGTCTACCCTCCGAGCATCGCGGCGGTCTGTCCCGTCATGGGGTGACTCAGCTGCTGCTGACGGCTTCCGGTGGGCCTTTCCGTGGTTGGACGCGGGAGCGTCTGGCGACGGTGACGCCGGAGCAGGCCTGTGCTCATCCCAACTGGTCGATGGGGCGCAAGATCTCGGTGGATAGTGCCACCCTGATGAACAAAGGGCTGGAGCTGATCGAGGCGTGCTGGCTGTTCGATGCCCGGCCCGAGCAGGTGCAGGTGGTGGTTCACCCGCAGAGCGTGATCCACTCCATGGCGGCCTACAGCGACGGTTCGGTGCTGGCGCAGTTGGGCAACCCGGACATGCGTACCCCGATCGCTTATGGCCTGGCCTGGCCGGAGCGCATCGAGGCCGGTGTCGAGGCGCTGGATCTGTTCCAGATCGCCCGGCTCGATTTCGAGGCGCCGGATGAGGTGGCCTTCCCGTGCCTGCGGCTGGCTCGCGAGGCCATGAGGGAGGGGGGGACGGCACCGGCCGTTCTCAACGGTGCCAACGAAGTGGCCGTCGATGCCTTCCTGGCAGGCCGGTTGAGCTTCCCTGGCATCGCTGAGCTGGTGGCCGCGACTCTCGAGGCGCTGCCGGTCGAAGCCGGCGGCGACCTGGAATCCATCCTGGATGCCGATGCCCGAGCGCGCCAGGCGGCGCGTGGATGGCTGGAAAGGCACTGAGCCGGTCTAATCCGGTCTGTGCCGGTCTAATGTAGTTCTATCAAGGAGGCTGTCTTGGGCCTGATCCAGAACGTGCTGGCCGTCATCGTGGTGCTGGGCTTGTTGATCACCTTCCACGAGTTCGGCCATTACTGGGTGGCGCGACGCTGCGGTGTCCGGGTGCTGCGCTTCTCGGTGGGATTCGGCAAACCGATCTGGTCTCGCGTCGACCGTCACGGGACCGAGTTCGCCGTGGCGGCGATTCCGCTCGGCGGCTACGTCAAGATGCTCGACGAGCGCGAGGCTCCCGTGCCCGGCGACCAGCTTCACGAGGCGTTCAACCGCAAGACGGTGTGGCAGCGTATCGCCATCGTCGCCGCGGGGCCTCTGGCCAATTTCCTGCTCGCCATCGTTGCCTACTGGGCACTGTTCGTCGCCGGTACCACCACGGTGGCGCCGGTGGTGGGCGAGGTGACGCCTGACTCGCCGGCTGCCCGCAGTGGTCTGGCCAACGGACAGGAGATCGTCTCGGTTCAGGGCAGTGCCGTGCGCTCCTGGGACGAGATCAACCTG
It encodes:
- the ispC gene encoding 1-deoxy-D-xylulose-5-phosphate reductoisomerase; translation: MSEPLRQQRVTVLGATGSIGTNTLDVIARHPERYRVHALTAQRSREALLGLCLRHHPEVVVLGEEADAAWLRERLSQAGLGTEVRAGEAALVEVACEAQVDVVMAAIVGAAGLLPTLAAVRAGKRVLLANKEALVMSGALFMDAVARHGATLLPIDSEHNAIYQCLPSEHRGGLSRHGVTQLLLTASGGPFRGWTRERLATVTPEQACAHPNWSMGRKISVDSATLMNKGLELIEACWLFDARPEQVQVVVHPQSVIHSMAAYSDGSVLAQLGNPDMRTPIAYGLAWPERIEAGVEALDLFQIARLDFEAPDEVAFPCLRLAREAMREGGTAPAVLNGANEVAVDAFLAGRLSFPGIAELVAATLEALPVEAGGDLESILDADARARQAARGWLERH